One window of the Perca fluviatilis chromosome 5, GENO_Pfluv_1.0, whole genome shotgun sequence genome contains the following:
- the spo11 gene encoding meiotic recombination protein SPO11 isoform X1, whose product MGSCEAGLFTEIDKLRAELVNNVEVMPGCQRDEEEITYREILSRIENVILGIVTSLSKDENPVLALPNRSSWANVSFDSAIGLQMNSGSSVTSIRSDSPSSVRKFAQILKIFLVIYKLVQSNSYATKRDIYYNNTQLFGSQKTVDSIVDDISCMLKVPRRSLHVMATSKGLISGDLCYLEEDGTRVDCRSGSAAVAVSSNIGGIRNIVSSAKFVMIVEKDATFQRLLDDDFCEKLSPCIIITGKGVPDVNSRLMVRKLWDTLHIPIFALVDADPHGIEIMCIYKYGSVAMSFEAHNLTVPSVMWLGLLPSDLQRLRVPEDALIPLTKRDENKLSSLLKRPYLTSQPDWQKEMELMQQTQVKAEIQSLAAIAPDFLTNIYLPNKLRYGGWV is encoded by the exons ATGGGATCCTGTGAAGCAGGGCTGTTTACAGAAATTGACAAGCTCCGTGCTGAACTGGTAAACAATGTCGAAGTCATGCCAGGCTGCCAGCGCGATGAAGAAGAAATTACCTA cagggAAATTTTGAGCCGCATTGAAAACGTAATCCTAGGAATAGTGACAAGTCTTTCCAAAGATGAGAACCCTGTCCTGGCACTGCCCAACAGATCCAGCTGGGCCAACGTCAG TTTTGACAGTGCCATCGGGCTTCAAATGAATTCAGGAAGTTCTGTCACCAGCATTAGGAGCGACAGTCCGTCGTCTGTTCGTAAATTTG CGCAAATTCTCAAGATCTTCTTGGTCATCTACAAACTTGTGCAGAGCAACTCCTATGCGACCAAAAG AGACATCTATTACAACAATACACAGCTGTTTGGTTCACAAAAAACGGTTGATAGTATAGTGGATGATATTTCCTGCATGCTAAAGGTTCCTCGCAGATCACTACAtgtg ATGGCCACGTCCAAGGGATTAATCTCGGGTGATCTGTGTTATCTGGAGGAGGACGGCACAAGGGTTGACTGCCGCTCCGGCTCTGCT gctgtTGCAGTTTCATCGAACATTGGTGGGATTAGAA ATATTGTGTCATCTGCAAAGTTTGTCATGATAGTTGAGAAGGACGCAACGTTTCAGAGACTACTGGATGACGACTTCTGTGAAAAGCTGTCTCCTTGCATCATAATTACg GGTAAAGGCGTGCCAGATGTGAACAGCAGGTTGATGGTGAGAAAGCTTTGGGACACGCTGCACATCCCCATCTTCGCACTGGTGGATGCTGACCCTCACG GAATTGAGATCATGTGTATCTACAAGTACGGATCAGTG gcCATGTCGTTTGAGGCCCACAATCTGACCGTCCCCAGCGTTATGTGGCTAGGCCTCCTCCCCTCTGACCTCCAGAG GTTGCGGGTTCCCGAGGATGCACTGATCCCCCTCACAAAGAGAGATGAAAACAAACTTAGCAGCCTCCTTAAAAGGCCATACCTAACCAGCCAACCTGACTGGCAGAAAGAG ATGGAACTGATGCAGCAGACTCAGGTCAAGGCTGAAATCCAGTCCCTAGCAGCCATAGCTCCTGATTTCCTCACCAACATCTACCTGCCCAATAAGCTGCGTTACGGTGGCTGGGTCTGA
- the spo11 gene encoding meiotic recombination protein SPO11 isoform X2, with protein sequence MGSCEAGLFTEIDKLRAELVNNVEVMPGCQRDEEEITYREILSRIENVILGIVTSLSKDENPVLALPNRSSWANVSFDSAIGLQMNSGSSVTSIRSDSPSSVRKFAQILKIFLVIYKLVQSNSYATKRDIYYNNTQLFGSQKTVDSIVDDISCMLKVPRRSLHVMATSKGLISGDLCYLEEDGTRVDCRSGSAAVAVSSNIDIVSSAKFVMIVEKDATFQRLLDDDFCEKLSPCIIITGKGVPDVNSRLMVRKLWDTLHIPIFALVDADPHGIEIMCIYKYGSVAMSFEAHNLTVPSVMWLGLLPSDLQRLRVPEDALIPLTKRDENKLSSLLKRPYLTSQPDWQKEMELMQQTQVKAEIQSLAAIAPDFLTNIYLPNKLRYGGWV encoded by the exons ATGGGATCCTGTGAAGCAGGGCTGTTTACAGAAATTGACAAGCTCCGTGCTGAACTGGTAAACAATGTCGAAGTCATGCCAGGCTGCCAGCGCGATGAAGAAGAAATTACCTA cagggAAATTTTGAGCCGCATTGAAAACGTAATCCTAGGAATAGTGACAAGTCTTTCCAAAGATGAGAACCCTGTCCTGGCACTGCCCAACAGATCCAGCTGGGCCAACGTCAG TTTTGACAGTGCCATCGGGCTTCAAATGAATTCAGGAAGTTCTGTCACCAGCATTAGGAGCGACAGTCCGTCGTCTGTTCGTAAATTTG CGCAAATTCTCAAGATCTTCTTGGTCATCTACAAACTTGTGCAGAGCAACTCCTATGCGACCAAAAG AGACATCTATTACAACAATACACAGCTGTTTGGTTCACAAAAAACGGTTGATAGTATAGTGGATGATATTTCCTGCATGCTAAAGGTTCCTCGCAGATCACTACAtgtg ATGGCCACGTCCAAGGGATTAATCTCGGGTGATCTGTGTTATCTGGAGGAGGACGGCACAAGGGTTGACTGCCGCTCCGGCTCTGCT gctgtTGCAGTTTCATCGAACATTG ATATTGTGTCATCTGCAAAGTTTGTCATGATAGTTGAGAAGGACGCAACGTTTCAGAGACTACTGGATGACGACTTCTGTGAAAAGCTGTCTCCTTGCATCATAATTACg GGTAAAGGCGTGCCAGATGTGAACAGCAGGTTGATGGTGAGAAAGCTTTGGGACACGCTGCACATCCCCATCTTCGCACTGGTGGATGCTGACCCTCACG GAATTGAGATCATGTGTATCTACAAGTACGGATCAGTG gcCATGTCGTTTGAGGCCCACAATCTGACCGTCCCCAGCGTTATGTGGCTAGGCCTCCTCCCCTCTGACCTCCAGAG GTTGCGGGTTCCCGAGGATGCACTGATCCCCCTCACAAAGAGAGATGAAAACAAACTTAGCAGCCTCCTTAAAAGGCCATACCTAACCAGCCAACCTGACTGGCAGAAAGAG ATGGAACTGATGCAGCAGACTCAGGTCAAGGCTGAAATCCAGTCCCTAGCAGCCATAGCTCCTGATTTCCTCACCAACATCTACCTGCCCAATAAGCTGCGTTACGGTGGCTGGGTCTGA
- the spo11 gene encoding meiotic recombination protein SPO11 isoform X3: protein MSKSCQAASAMKKKLPSKFRREILSRIENVILGIVTSLSKDENPVLALPNRSSWANVSFDSAIGLQMNSGSSVTSIRSDSPSSVRKFAQILKIFLVIYKLVQSNSYATKRDIYYNNTQLFGSQKTVDSIVDDISCMLKVPRRSLHVMATSKGLISGDLCYLEEDGTRVDCRSGSAAVAVSSNIGGIRNIVSSAKFVMIVEKDATFQRLLDDDFCEKLSPCIIITGKGVPDVNSRLMVRKLWDTLHIPIFALVDADPHGIEIMCIYKYGSVAMSFEAHNLTVPSVMWLGLLPSDLQRLRVPEDALIPLTKRDENKLSSLLKRPYLTSQPDWQKEMELMQQTQVKAEIQSLAAIAPDFLTNIYLPNKLRYGGWV, encoded by the exons ATGTCGAAGTCATGCCAGGCTGCCAGCGCGATGAAGAAGAAATTACCTAGTAAGTTCCG cagggAAATTTTGAGCCGCATTGAAAACGTAATCCTAGGAATAGTGACAAGTCTTTCCAAAGATGAGAACCCTGTCCTGGCACTGCCCAACAGATCCAGCTGGGCCAACGTCAG TTTTGACAGTGCCATCGGGCTTCAAATGAATTCAGGAAGTTCTGTCACCAGCATTAGGAGCGACAGTCCGTCGTCTGTTCGTAAATTTG CGCAAATTCTCAAGATCTTCTTGGTCATCTACAAACTTGTGCAGAGCAACTCCTATGCGACCAAAAG AGACATCTATTACAACAATACACAGCTGTTTGGTTCACAAAAAACGGTTGATAGTATAGTGGATGATATTTCCTGCATGCTAAAGGTTCCTCGCAGATCACTACAtgtg ATGGCCACGTCCAAGGGATTAATCTCGGGTGATCTGTGTTATCTGGAGGAGGACGGCACAAGGGTTGACTGCCGCTCCGGCTCTGCT gctgtTGCAGTTTCATCGAACATTGGTGGGATTAGAA ATATTGTGTCATCTGCAAAGTTTGTCATGATAGTTGAGAAGGACGCAACGTTTCAGAGACTACTGGATGACGACTTCTGTGAAAAGCTGTCTCCTTGCATCATAATTACg GGTAAAGGCGTGCCAGATGTGAACAGCAGGTTGATGGTGAGAAAGCTTTGGGACACGCTGCACATCCCCATCTTCGCACTGGTGGATGCTGACCCTCACG GAATTGAGATCATGTGTATCTACAAGTACGGATCAGTG gcCATGTCGTTTGAGGCCCACAATCTGACCGTCCCCAGCGTTATGTGGCTAGGCCTCCTCCCCTCTGACCTCCAGAG GTTGCGGGTTCCCGAGGATGCACTGATCCCCCTCACAAAGAGAGATGAAAACAAACTTAGCAGCCTCCTTAAAAGGCCATACCTAACCAGCCAACCTGACTGGCAGAAAGAG ATGGAACTGATGCAGCAGACTCAGGTCAAGGCTGAAATCCAGTCCCTAGCAGCCATAGCTCCTGATTTCCTCACCAACATCTACCTGCCCAATAAGCTGCGTTACGGTGGCTGGGTCTGA
- the LOC120558427 gene encoding 5-aminolevulinate synthase, nonspecific, mitochondrial-like isoform X1: MFRKTFFICYIKVDWDVFRTRVSHMDAVIRRCPFLTVVPSVVLQLAGKSSLASYAQKCPVMMDLASRPLARALSSSAFESKGSPTNDDQKNEVKLAPGHVTPPAGQTVGSKCPFLAAEMVQKNNRVVREASLELQEDVQEMNSVPTGKQDVDLSVVDLIEEDKANTGAPKTRFIPISFKVSHLLKTNLPEVTFQYDEYFEKKIESKKTDHTYRVFKTVNRRASSFPMADDYSESIHAKRDVSVWCSNDYLGMSRHPKVTQTIIETLRKHGAGAGGTRNISGTSKFHVELEYELADLHDKDAALLFTSCFVANDSTLFTLAKMLPGCEIYSDAGNHASMIQGIRNSGVKKFIFRHNDVSHLQELLEKSDPSTPKIVAFETVHSMDGAVCPLEEMCDIAHKFGAITFVDEVHAVGLYGLRGGGIGDRDRVMHKMDIISGTLGKAFGCVGGYIASTSALVDTVRSYAAGFIFTTSLPPMLLAGAKESIKVLKSEEGQVLRRKHQRSVKLLRQMLMDSGLPVVHCPSHIIPVRVADAEKNTEICDIMMSHYNIYVQAINYPTVAKGEELLRIAPTPHHTPQMMFYFVDRLVKTWKEVGMELRPHSSAECDFCQQPLHFELMSEREKSYFTGLSHMISAVA; encoded by the exons ATGTTTCGCAAGACATTTTTCATCTGTTACATTAAGGTGGACTGGGATGTgttcag AACAAGAGTATCGCATATGGACGCAGTGATCCGCAGGTGCCCTTTCCTCACTGTGGTGCCTAGTGTTGTCCTGCAGCTGGCTGGGAAGTCATCACTGGCGAGCTATGCCCAAAAGTGCCCTGTGATGATGGACCTGGCCTCCAGACCTCTGGCCAGAGCTCTGTCCTCTTCAGCTTTTGAATCCAAAGGCTCTCCAACAAATGATG ATCAAAAGAATGAAGTGAAGTTGGCCCCAGGGCATGTCACGCCACCTGCTGGCCAGACTGTAGGCTCTAAATGCCCTTTCCTGGCTGCAGAAATGGTGCAGAAAAACAACAGGGTAGTAAGAGAGGCCAGCTTGGAGCTGCAAGAGGACGTCCAGGAAATGAACTCTGTGCCCACAG GGAAACAAGATGTGGATTTATCTGTTGTGGATCTTATCGAGGAAGACAAGGCCAACACAGGGGCACCAAAAACCCGTTTTATACCCATATCTTTCAAAGTGTCACACCTGCTAAAGACTAATCTGCCTGAGG TCACCTTCCAGTATGACGAGTATTTTGAGAAGAAGATTGAAAGCAAGAAGACAGACCACACATACAGGGTTTTTAAGACAGTGAACCGGCGTGCCTCCTCGTTCCCCATGGCAGACGACTACTCCGAGTCCATTCATGCCAAGAGAGACGTGTCTGTGTGGTGCAGCAATGACTACCTCGGCATGAGCCGTCACCCCAAAGTCACCCAGACAATCAT cgaGACTTTAAGGAAGCACGGTGCTGGTGCTGGAGGCACACGAAACATTTCAGGGACGAGCAAATTCCACGTGGAACTCGAATACGAGCTAGCTGACCTGCATGACAAAGATGCTGCACTGCTGTTCACTTCTTGCTTTGTAGCCAACGACTCCACATTGTTTACCCTGGCAAAAATGCTACCAG GTTGTGAAATCTACTCCGACGCTGGCAACCACGCCTCAATGATCCAGGGTATAAGAAACAGTGGGGTCAAGAAGTTTATCTTCCGTCACAATGACGTCAGCCACCTGCAAGAGCTGCTTGAGAAGTCTGACCCCTCCACTCCAAAGATTGTTGCCTTTGAGACGGTGCATTCAATGGATG GGGCTGTGTGCCCACTCGAAGAGATGTGTGATATTGCCCACAAGTTTGGTGCCATTACCTTTGTGGATGAAGTTCATGCTGTGGGCTTGTATGGGCTCAGAGGAGGAGGGATCggggacagagacagagtcaTGCACAAGATGGACATCATCTCTGGAACCCTTG GCAAGGCATTTGGCTGCGTGGGTGGCTACATCGCCAGCACCAGCGCCCTGGTGGACACGGTGCGCTCTTACGCTGCAGGCTTCATCTTCACCACTTCCCTGCCCCCTATGCTGCTGGCAGGGGCAAAGGAGtccatcaaggttctgaaaagTGAGGAAGGCCAGGTGCTCAGGAGGAAACATCAGAGGAGCGTCAAGCTGCTCCGACAGATGCTGATGGACTCAGGCCTTCCGGTGGTCCACTGCCCGAGCCACATTATTCCTGTCCGG GTGGCAGACGCAGAGAAGAACACTGAGATCTGTGACATCATGATGTCTCATTACAACATCTACGTCCAGGCAATCAACTACCCCACTGTGGCTAAAGGAGAGGAGCTGCTGCGCATCGcacccacaccacaccacactcCCCAGATGATGTTCTACTTTGTTG ACCGGCTGGTGAAAACGTGGAAGGAGGTGGGTATGGAACTGAGGCCACACTCCTCAGCAGAGTGTGACTTCTGCCAGCAGCCTCTTCACTTTGAGCTGATGAGTGAGAGGGAGAAGTCCTATTTCACAGGCCTCAGTCACATGATATCAGCAGTAGCCTGa
- the LOC120558427 gene encoding 5-aminolevulinate synthase, nonspecific, mitochondrial-like isoform X2: MDAVIRRCPFLTVVPSVVLQLAGKSSLASYAQKCPVMMDLASRPLARALSSSAFESKGSPTNDDQKNEVKLAPGHVTPPAGQTVGSKCPFLAAEMVQKNNRVVREASLELQEDVQEMNSVPTGKQDVDLSVVDLIEEDKANTGAPKTRFIPISFKVSHLLKTNLPEVTFQYDEYFEKKIESKKTDHTYRVFKTVNRRASSFPMADDYSESIHAKRDVSVWCSNDYLGMSRHPKVTQTIIETLRKHGAGAGGTRNISGTSKFHVELEYELADLHDKDAALLFTSCFVANDSTLFTLAKMLPGCEIYSDAGNHASMIQGIRNSGVKKFIFRHNDVSHLQELLEKSDPSTPKIVAFETVHSMDGAVCPLEEMCDIAHKFGAITFVDEVHAVGLYGLRGGGIGDRDRVMHKMDIISGTLGKAFGCVGGYIASTSALVDTVRSYAAGFIFTTSLPPMLLAGAKESIKVLKSEEGQVLRRKHQRSVKLLRQMLMDSGLPVVHCPSHIIPVRVADAEKNTEICDIMMSHYNIYVQAINYPTVAKGEELLRIAPTPHHTPQMMFYFVDRLVKTWKEVGMELRPHSSAECDFCQQPLHFELMSEREKSYFTGLSHMISAVA, encoded by the exons ATGGACGCAGTGATCCGCAGGTGCCCTTTCCTCACTGTGGTGCCTAGTGTTGTCCTGCAGCTGGCTGGGAAGTCATCACTGGCGAGCTATGCCCAAAAGTGCCCTGTGATGATGGACCTGGCCTCCAGACCTCTGGCCAGAGCTCTGTCCTCTTCAGCTTTTGAATCCAAAGGCTCTCCAACAAATGATG ATCAAAAGAATGAAGTGAAGTTGGCCCCAGGGCATGTCACGCCACCTGCTGGCCAGACTGTAGGCTCTAAATGCCCTTTCCTGGCTGCAGAAATGGTGCAGAAAAACAACAGGGTAGTAAGAGAGGCCAGCTTGGAGCTGCAAGAGGACGTCCAGGAAATGAACTCTGTGCCCACAG GGAAACAAGATGTGGATTTATCTGTTGTGGATCTTATCGAGGAAGACAAGGCCAACACAGGGGCACCAAAAACCCGTTTTATACCCATATCTTTCAAAGTGTCACACCTGCTAAAGACTAATCTGCCTGAGG TCACCTTCCAGTATGACGAGTATTTTGAGAAGAAGATTGAAAGCAAGAAGACAGACCACACATACAGGGTTTTTAAGACAGTGAACCGGCGTGCCTCCTCGTTCCCCATGGCAGACGACTACTCCGAGTCCATTCATGCCAAGAGAGACGTGTCTGTGTGGTGCAGCAATGACTACCTCGGCATGAGCCGTCACCCCAAAGTCACCCAGACAATCAT cgaGACTTTAAGGAAGCACGGTGCTGGTGCTGGAGGCACACGAAACATTTCAGGGACGAGCAAATTCCACGTGGAACTCGAATACGAGCTAGCTGACCTGCATGACAAAGATGCTGCACTGCTGTTCACTTCTTGCTTTGTAGCCAACGACTCCACATTGTTTACCCTGGCAAAAATGCTACCAG GTTGTGAAATCTACTCCGACGCTGGCAACCACGCCTCAATGATCCAGGGTATAAGAAACAGTGGGGTCAAGAAGTTTATCTTCCGTCACAATGACGTCAGCCACCTGCAAGAGCTGCTTGAGAAGTCTGACCCCTCCACTCCAAAGATTGTTGCCTTTGAGACGGTGCATTCAATGGATG GGGCTGTGTGCCCACTCGAAGAGATGTGTGATATTGCCCACAAGTTTGGTGCCATTACCTTTGTGGATGAAGTTCATGCTGTGGGCTTGTATGGGCTCAGAGGAGGAGGGATCggggacagagacagagtcaTGCACAAGATGGACATCATCTCTGGAACCCTTG GCAAGGCATTTGGCTGCGTGGGTGGCTACATCGCCAGCACCAGCGCCCTGGTGGACACGGTGCGCTCTTACGCTGCAGGCTTCATCTTCACCACTTCCCTGCCCCCTATGCTGCTGGCAGGGGCAAAGGAGtccatcaaggttctgaaaagTGAGGAAGGCCAGGTGCTCAGGAGGAAACATCAGAGGAGCGTCAAGCTGCTCCGACAGATGCTGATGGACTCAGGCCTTCCGGTGGTCCACTGCCCGAGCCACATTATTCCTGTCCGG GTGGCAGACGCAGAGAAGAACACTGAGATCTGTGACATCATGATGTCTCATTACAACATCTACGTCCAGGCAATCAACTACCCCACTGTGGCTAAAGGAGAGGAGCTGCTGCGCATCGcacccacaccacaccacactcCCCAGATGATGTTCTACTTTGTTG ACCGGCTGGTGAAAACGTGGAAGGAGGTGGGTATGGAACTGAGGCCACACTCCTCAGCAGAGTGTGACTTCTGCCAGCAGCCTCTTCACTTTGAGCTGATGAGTGAGAGGGAGAAGTCCTATTTCACAGGCCTCAGTCACATGATATCAGCAGTAGCCTGa
- the LOC120559823 gene encoding dual specificity protein phosphatase 7-like, whose amino-acid sequence MSNVTPSKSVEWLQLELESGGTSLLLLDCRSHELYESSHIETAINLAIPGLMLRRFKKGNIPIRTIIPNHEDKEKFIRRCKTDTVVLYDECTMDCQDSGAPASVLGLLLQKLWEDGCKAFYLEGGFVKFHTVYPEHCETLIDSSCPSSSPPLSVLGFGNLRISSDCSDGESDREPSSATESEESPIPSNQPAFPVQILPYLYLGCAKDSTNLDVLGQYNIKYILNVTPNLPNMFEHDGHFRYKQIPISDHWSQNLSQFFPEAITFIDEARSKQCGILVHCLAGISRSVTVTVAYLMQRLNLSLNDAYDFVKRKKSNISPNFNFMGQLLDFERTLGLHSPCDNRSTSEEQLFFTTPTNHNVFQLDTLEST is encoded by the exons ATGTCTAATGTGACGCCGAGTAAAAGCGTGGAATGGCTGCAACTCGAGTTAGAGTCCGGAGGCACTTCTCTGCTCCTGCTGGACTGCCGTTCACATGAGCTTTATGAATCATCCCACATAGAGACCGCCATAAACCTGGCCATACCGGGGCTGATGCTCCGGAGGTTTAAAAAAGGCAACATACCTATCCGGACTATCATCCCCAACCATGAGGATAAAGAGAAGTTCATAAGACGGTGTAAGACGGACACGGTCGTCCTGTACGATGAGTGTACCATGGACTGCCAGGACAGTGGAGCTCCAGCCTCGGTTTTGGGTCTACTTCTTCAAAAACTATGGGAAGACGGGTGTAAAGCGTTTTACCTGGAAG GTGGATTTGTAAAGTTCCACACAGTGTATCCAGAGCACTGTGAGACCCTCATAGACAGCTCCTGTCCCAGTTCTTCTCCTCCGCTGTCTGTCCTGGGTTTTGGAAATCTCCGGATCAGCTCAGATTGTTCTGATGGGGAATCTGATCGAGAGCCGAGCAGTGCCACAGAGTCTGAGGAGAGCCCCATCCCCAGCAATCAGCCTGCCTTCCCCGTCCAGATCCTACCCTACCTTTACCTGGGCTGCGCCAAAGACTCCACCAACCTAGACGTGCTGGGCCAGTACAACATCAAGTACATCCTGAACGTCACACCCAATCTCCCCAACATGTTTGAGCATGACGGCCACTTCAGGTACAAACAGATCCCCATTTCGGACCACTGGAGTCAGAACCTGTCCCAGTTCTTCCCAGAAGCCATAACATTTATAG ATGAGGCTCGGTCTAAGCAGTGTGGCATCCTGGTCCACTGCCTTGCTGGCATCAGTCGCTCAGTCACAGTCACCGTGGCCTACCTGATGCAGAGACTCAACCTCTCGCTCAACGACGCTTATGACTTTGTCAAGAGGAAGAAGTCCAACATTTCCCCAAACTTCAACTTCATGGGTCAGCTTCTGGACTTTGAGAGGACGCTGGGGCTGCACAGTCCCTGTGATAACCGTTCCACCAGCGAGGAGCAGCTCTTCTTCACCACACCAACCAATCACAACGTCTTCCAGCTGGACACACTGGAGTCTACATGA
- the tnnc1a gene encoding troponin C type 1a (slow), protein MNDIYKAAVEQLTEEQKNEFKAAFDIFVQDAEDGCISTKELGKVMRMLGQNPTPEELQEMIDEVDEDGSGTVDFDEFLVMMVRCMKDDSKGKSEEELAELFRMFDKNADGYIDLDELKMMLESTGEAITEDDIEELMKDGDKNNDGKIDYDEFLEFMKGVE, encoded by the exons ATGAACGACATCTACAAGGCAGCG GTTGAGCAGCTGACAGAAGAACAGAAAAATG AGTTCAAGGCCGCCTTTGACATCTTCGTACAAGATGCAGAAGATGGCTGCATCAGCACCAAGGAACTGGGGAAGGTGATGAGGATGTTAGGCCAGAACCCCACACCAGAGGAGCTGCAGGAGATGATTGATGAGGTGGATGAAGACG GGAGTGGGACGGTGGACTTTGACGAGTTCTTGGTCATGATGGTAAGGTGCATGAAGGACGACAGCAAAGGGAAGTCAGAGGAAGAACTGGCAGAGCTGTTTCGCATGTTTGACAA GAACGCAGATGGTTACATTGACCTGGACGAGCTGAAAATGATGCTGGAATCTACAGGAGAGGCAATTACTGAGGACGACATTGAGGAGCTGATGAAAGACGGGGACAAGAACAACGACGGCAAAATTGACTACGATG AGTTTTTGGAGTTCATGAAAGGAGTGGAGTAA